A genomic segment from Streptomyces antibioticus encodes:
- the def gene encoding peptide deformylase, translating to MRHGSIPGAHGHVRPLTLLGDPVLREPCRQVTDFGPELARLVEDMFATMYAAQGVGLAANQVGEPLSVFVYDCPDDEDVRHVGHVVNPRLVAADGIVLRGPEGCLSLPGLEAGTERHDHAVVEGHTMTGDRVRIHGTGFFARCLQHECDHLAGTVYADRVEGWRKRRLLRQVARAPWNRGSWNRGS from the coding sequence ATGCGACACGGCTCCATCCCGGGCGCCCACGGGCATGTCCGGCCTCTCACTCTGCTCGGTGACCCCGTCCTTCGGGAACCCTGCCGACAGGTCACCGACTTCGGTCCGGAACTCGCCCGACTCGTGGAGGACATGTTCGCCACGATGTACGCCGCCCAGGGCGTGGGCCTCGCCGCCAACCAGGTGGGTGAACCGCTCAGCGTGTTCGTCTACGACTGTCCCGACGACGAGGACGTCCGTCATGTCGGCCATGTGGTGAACCCCCGTCTGGTGGCGGCGGACGGCATCGTGCTGCGCGGTCCCGAGGGGTGTCTGTCCCTGCCGGGCCTGGAGGCGGGGACGGAACGCCACGACCACGCCGTGGTCGAGGGACACACCATGACGGGCGACCGCGTACGGATCCACGGCACCGGATTCTTTGCCAGATGCTTGCAGCACGAGTGCGACCATCTGGCGGGAACGGTGTACGCGGACCGGGTGGAGGGGTGGCGGAAACGCCGGCTGCTGCGCCAGGTGGCGCGGGCGCCCTGGAACCGGGGCTCCTGGAACCGGGGCTCCTAG
- a CDS encoding TetR family transcriptional regulator produces MDTTQRTEQQRSADRRRRELLEAADRVVLRDGPQASMNAIAAEAGITKPILYRHFGDKGGLYAALAKRHTDALLGSLRAALDAPAERRERVESTLDTYLAAIEARPQVYRFLMHPSEGGQGGDQGFDVGKHSAPLLRRMGEELAQVIEERVDLGPGSQQLARVWGHGIVGMMHAAGDWWLGERPCSRAELVRSLADLLWGRLAAAGDKIGGPGF; encoded by the coding sequence ATGGACACCACACAGCGGACCGAGCAGCAGAGGTCCGCCGACCGCCGTCGGCGCGAGCTGCTGGAGGCCGCGGACCGGGTGGTGCTGCGCGACGGACCACAAGCCTCCATGAACGCCATCGCCGCCGAGGCCGGCATCACCAAGCCGATCCTCTACCGCCACTTCGGTGACAAGGGCGGGCTCTACGCCGCCCTCGCCAAGCGGCACACGGACGCCCTGCTGGGCTCGCTGCGGGCGGCGCTGGACGCCCCCGCCGAGCGCCGCGAGCGGGTCGAGTCCACCCTCGACACCTACCTGGCCGCGATCGAGGCCCGCCCCCAGGTGTACCGCTTCCTGATGCACCCCTCCGAGGGCGGCCAGGGCGGGGACCAGGGCTTCGACGTCGGCAAGCACTCCGCCCCGCTGCTGCGCCGGATGGGCGAGGAGCTGGCCCAGGTCATCGAGGAGCGCGTCGACCTCGGACCGGGCAGCCAGCAGCTCGCCCGGGTGTGGGGACACGGGATCGTCGGGATGATGCACGCGGCCGGCGACTGGTGGCTGGGCGAGCGCCCCTGCTCCCGCGCCGAGCTGGTGCGCAGCCTCGCCGACCTGCTGTGGGGCCGTCTCGCGGCCGCCGGCGACAAGATCGGCGGCCCGGGCTTCTGA
- a CDS encoding acyl-CoA dehydrogenase family protein, protein MAEFTMELNDEQKEVRDWLHGFAADVIRPAAAEWDEREETPWPVIQEAAKVGIYSLDFYAQQYFDPTGLGIPMAMEELFWGDAGIALSIVGTGLAAVGVLANGTEEQIGTWIPQMYGDANDVKVAAFCSSEPDAGSDVASLRTRAVYDEAKDEWVINGTKTWATNGGIANVHVVVAVVDPELGSKGHASFIVPPGTPGLAQGQKFKKHGIRASHTAEVILDQVRVPGSCLLGGKEKLDERLARARERAKAGGERVKNAAMATFEASRPAVGAMAVGTARAAYEVALDYAKTREQFGRPIIDNQGVAFQLADMRTQIDAARLLVWRASWMAISGKPFTAAEGSMSKLYASETAKKVTAQAVQILGGNGYTREYPVERMHRDSAIYTIFEGTSEIQRLVIARTLSGMPIR, encoded by the coding sequence ATGGCCGAGTTCACCATGGAGCTCAACGACGAACAGAAGGAGGTCCGGGACTGGCTGCACGGCTTCGCGGCCGACGTGATCCGCCCCGCGGCCGCCGAATGGGACGAGCGTGAGGAGACTCCCTGGCCGGTCATCCAGGAGGCGGCGAAGGTCGGCATCTACTCCCTCGACTTCTACGCGCAGCAGTACTTCGACCCCACCGGGCTCGGTATCCCGATGGCCATGGAGGAGCTGTTCTGGGGCGACGCGGGCATCGCCCTGTCCATTGTGGGCACCGGACTGGCCGCGGTGGGAGTCCTCGCCAACGGCACCGAGGAACAGATCGGCACCTGGATCCCCCAGATGTACGGCGACGCCAATGACGTCAAGGTCGCCGCGTTCTGCTCCTCCGAGCCCGACGCCGGCTCCGACGTGGCCTCCCTGCGCACGCGGGCCGTGTACGACGAGGCCAAGGACGAGTGGGTGATCAACGGCACGAAGACCTGGGCGACCAACGGCGGCATCGCCAACGTCCATGTCGTGGTGGCCGTCGTCGACCCCGAGCTGGGCTCCAAGGGGCACGCCTCCTTCATCGTCCCGCCGGGCACCCCGGGCCTCGCCCAGGGCCAGAAGTTCAAGAAGCACGGCATCCGCGCCTCGCACACCGCCGAGGTCATCCTCGACCAGGTGCGGGTGCCCGGCTCCTGCCTGCTCGGCGGCAAGGAGAAGCTCGACGAGCGCCTCGCCCGCGCCCGGGAGCGGGCCAAGGCCGGCGGCGAGCGGGTGAAGAACGCCGCGATGGCGACGTTCGAGGCGTCCCGCCCGGCGGTCGGCGCCATGGCCGTCGGCACGGCCCGCGCCGCCTACGAGGTCGCCCTCGACTACGCGAAGACGCGTGAGCAGTTCGGGCGCCCGATCATCGACAACCAGGGCGTCGCGTTCCAGCTCGCCGACATGCGCACCCAGATCGACGCGGCCCGGCTGCTGGTGTGGCGGGCGTCCTGGATGGCGATCAGCGGCAAGCCGTTCACCGCGGCCGAGGGCTCGATGTCCAAGCTCTACGCCAGCGAGACCGCCAAGAAGGTCACCGCGCAGGCCGTCCAGATCCTCGGCGGCAACGGCTACACGCGCGAGTACCCGGTCGAGCGGATGCACCGCGACAGCGCCATCTACACGATCTTCGAGGGGACGAGCGAGATCCAGCGCCTGGTGATCGCCCGCACGCTCTCGGGAATGCCGATCCGCTAG
- a CDS encoding DUF6213 family protein, producing the protein MNREVTLPLIVDDRGTLQVSAADVSKLLRTLGGRWLHLVEAGADGLDEDTVAALTIELAKLADRIDVACIAHSSGGTA; encoded by the coding sequence GTGAACCGCGAAGTGACTCTGCCTCTGATCGTCGACGACCGGGGGACCTTGCAGGTGTCGGCCGCCGACGTCAGCAAACTGCTCCGCACGCTGGGCGGTCGGTGGCTGCATCTGGTCGAGGCGGGCGCGGACGGACTCGACGAGGACACGGTGGCCGCGCTGACCATCGAGCTGGCGAAGCTGGCCGACCGGATCGACGTCGCGTGCATCGCGCACAGCAGCGGGGGCACGGCGTAA
- a CDS encoding NADP-dependent succinic semialdehyde dehydrogenase: MPIATVNPANGETVKTYEAMGEEELERRLQLAEATFRTYRTTSSEERARLLNRAADLLDEDAPEIGRVMTTEMGKPVRQARAEAAKCAKAMRWYAGRAAELLADEHPAEADVRDSGASRALVRYRPLGPVLAVMPWNFPLWQVVRFAAPALMAGNVGLLKHASNVPQTALYLEDLFHRAGFTEGVFQTLLIGSGAVDEILRDERVKAATLTGSEPAGRAVASTAGEMVKKTVLELGGSDPFVVMPSADVERAAEVAVTARVQNNGQSCIAAKRFIVHSDVYDAFIERFTEGMKALRVGDPQAEDTDIGPLATEQGRADLEELVDDARRGGASVLCGGERPDGPGWYYPPTVLAGVGREMRIHREEAFGPVATVYRADGLDEAVLIANDSPFGLSSNVWTRDEAEVDRFVRDLEAGGVFVNGMTASHPALPFGGVKRSGYGRELSGHGIREFCNITTVWHGA; encoded by the coding sequence ATGCCCATCGCGACGGTGAATCCGGCGAACGGCGAGACGGTCAAGACGTACGAGGCCATGGGCGAGGAGGAGCTGGAACGCCGGCTCCAGCTCGCCGAGGCCACGTTCCGGACGTACCGGACGACATCGTCCGAGGAGCGGGCGCGGCTGCTGAACCGGGCCGCCGACCTGCTGGACGAGGACGCGCCGGAGATCGGCCGGGTCATGACGACCGAGATGGGCAAGCCGGTCAGGCAGGCCCGCGCGGAGGCCGCGAAGTGCGCGAAGGCGATGCGCTGGTACGCGGGGCGCGCGGCGGAGCTGCTGGCCGACGAGCATCCGGCGGAGGCGGACGTACGCGACTCCGGCGCGTCCCGCGCCCTGGTGCGCTACCGGCCGCTGGGGCCGGTGCTCGCGGTGATGCCGTGGAACTTCCCGCTCTGGCAGGTGGTGCGGTTCGCGGCGCCCGCGCTGATGGCCGGGAACGTGGGGCTGCTCAAGCACGCCTCGAACGTCCCGCAGACCGCCCTGTATCTGGAGGACCTCTTCCACCGGGCCGGCTTCACCGAGGGTGTCTTCCAGACGCTGCTGATCGGATCGGGCGCGGTGGACGAGATCCTGCGCGACGAACGGGTGAAGGCGGCCACGCTGACCGGCAGCGAGCCGGCCGGGCGGGCCGTCGCCTCCACGGCCGGGGAGATGGTGAAGAAGACGGTCCTGGAGCTGGGCGGCAGCGATCCGTTCGTCGTCATGCCGTCCGCCGACGTCGAGCGGGCCGCCGAGGTCGCGGTCACCGCCCGGGTGCAGAACAACGGCCAGTCGTGCATCGCCGCCAAGCGGTTCATCGTCCACTCGGACGTGTACGACGCGTTCATCGAGCGGTTCACCGAAGGGATGAAGGCGCTGCGGGTCGGCGACCCGCAGGCGGAGGACACCGACATCGGCCCGCTGGCGACCGAGCAGGGCCGGGCCGATCTGGAGGAGCTGGTGGACGACGCGCGGCGCGGCGGCGCGAGCGTGCTGTGCGGCGGCGAACGTCCCGACGGTCCCGGCTGGTACTACCCGCCGACCGTGCTCGCCGGGGTCGGCCGTGAGATGCGCATCCACCGCGAGGAGGCGTTCGGGCCGGTCGCGACGGTGTACCGGGCGGACGGCCTGGACGAGGCGGTGCTCATCGCCAACGACTCGCCGTTCGGCCTGAGTTCCAACGTATGGACGCGCGACGAGGCGGAGGTGGACCGGTTCGTCCGGGATCTGGAGGCCGGCGGCGTGTTCGTCAACGGGATGACGGCGTCCCATCCGGCCCTGCCGTTCGGCGGGGTGAAGCGGTCCGGGTACGGGCGTGAGCTGTCCGGGCACGGAATCCGGGAGTTCTGCAACATCACCACGGTTTGGCACGGTGCGTGA